In Passer domesticus isolate bPasDom1 chromosome 1, bPasDom1.hap1, whole genome shotgun sequence, one DNA window encodes the following:
- the MACC1 gene encoding metastasis-associated in colon cancer protein 1: MEENSSSSGTDSLSSGEIPRSRSEGTLIDVDDRTPSDTYNANESKLDLDIDWPGVFKHAQSVSKTNPFWNELSGSNPFVHDIAASNRNENNKRLSILKEKSYLFSKISSNRDSLDSSGDELDIDCLLRKTSTRRSGRSKSVSDFLDIVDNQRFNPHKTDPQKTTASDMIWLQNDREAYKMAWLSHRQLTRSCLDLEAMSHSPGWAQTQATDIHVVCKLSHEGGSVQLPDSDINIHVPVGHVLPGEFQEVGLKAILNPPLSCNNELSSTVSPLIELTLSNLNTSEAIFLEVKVAAKVKSDPLSQVMSDIVCFFSLNKEGPFKKLENCYIYQDTIQVKLTDLSHVMYAVIAVQASKIQPPATNVWDYVHRTVSVGIYGPKYIHPSFTAVFTVFGHNYIPGKLTICDIKKGGKSMPPVVFQLWGKHTFLLEKPQDLNISLISCDPDFQVKMEDQSKYIKKEELKTGEMVRQQFLFSMLGCREMHFFVFLVQIKILKSSQVTQFHVTTPDPAPKLSGIINRPKRLQSRKEIKSAPWLLIPTINYPKFQDKTLSVNTYGVALKTVLRQNKIDYLLEYFKGDTIALLGEDKVKAIGQTKIKEWYVGVLRRKIGLVHCKNIKVISKEQAMNTADSELTTRNLVEQIALPFKKLTYIYSVVLSTVSESVYDWRALAEVLGYSHMSLDDFNEAHIDKESERVAHVVKKMKQDCHANKKKRLFLYELIVALLKIDCQGLVARLTQDTIILTSAVKLGKSWRELAEKLARLTKQQIEAYEAPHHGKNGEVALEMMWKPAYDFLYTWAAHYGDGYRDVLQDLQSALDKMKNPVTKQWRELTGALILVNCMEVLRASAFSKMEEE, from the exons ATg GAGGAGAATTCTTCCAGCAGTGGAACAGATTCCCTAAGCAGTGGAGAGATTCCACGAAGCCGGTCAGAGGGGACTTTGATTGATGTGGATGACCGGACACCTTCAGACACCTACA ATGCCAATGAAAGTAAACTGGATTTGGATATTGACTGGCCTGGTGTATTCAAACATGCCCAATCTGTTTCCAAGACTAATCCTTTCTGGAATGAACTGTCAGGATCCAACCCTTTTGTACATGACATAGCTGCTTCcaatagaaatgaaaataataagcGTCTTTCCATCTTAAAGGAAAAATCTTATTTGTTCTCTAAGATTTCAAGCAATAGGGACTCTTTGGATTCCTCAGGTGATGAGCTAGATATTGACTGTCTCCTGAGAAAGACTTCAACAAGAAGATCTGGACGATCCAAAAGTGTCTCTGACTTCCTGGATATAGTTGATAACCAAAGATTTAATCCTCACAAGACAGACCCTCAAAAAACTACAGCTTCTGATATGATATGGCTTCAGAATGACCGTGAAGCGTACAAGATGGCTTGGCTGAGCCACCGACAGCTCACCCGGTCCTGCCTGGATTTAGAAGCCATGAGCCACAGCCCTGGGTGGGCACAAACGCAAGCTACAGACATTCATGTAGTTTGTAAACTGAGTCATGAAGGGGGCTCAGTACAGCTACCTGACTCAGATATCAACATTCATGTCCCTGTGGGTCATGTATTACCAGGAGAATTCCAAGAAGTTGGTTTAAAGGCTATCCTTAACCCTCCATTGTCATGCAACAATGAGCTGTCCAGCACAGTAAGTCCCCTGATAGAACTTACACTGAGCAACCTCAACACAAGCGAAGCCATTTTCCTAGAAGTGAAAGTTGCAGCTAAAGTGAAGAGTGATCCACTCAGCCAAGTTATGAGTGATATTGTGTGTTTTTTTAGTCTCAACAAAGAAGGACCTTTTAAGAAACTAGAGAATTGCTATATTTATCAAGACACCATACAAGTGAAGCTAACAGACCTAAGTCATGTGATGTATGCAGTGATTGCCGTACAAGCAAGCAAAATCCAGCCTCCAGCAACTAATGTATGGGACTATGTCCATAGAACAGTCTCAGTTGGAATTTACGGTCCCAAATATATTCATCCATCTTTTACAGCAGTTTTTACAGTCTTTGGTCATAACTACATTCCAGGAAAACTCACGATTTGTGATataaaaaaaggggggaaaagtaTGCCTCCTGTGGTGTTTCAGCTGTGGGGAAAGCATACATTTCTGCTTGAAAAACCACAAGACCTAAACATTTCTTTGATATCCTGTGATCCAGACTTTCAAGTAAAAATGGAAGATCAAagcaaatatattaaaaaggaGGAGTTGAAAACTGGTGAAATGGTCCGCCAACAATTCCTGTTTTCCATGCTTGGATGCAGGGAGAtgcatttctttgttttccttgttcAGATTAAGATCTTGAAAAGTAGCCAAGTAACACAGTTCCATGTTACGACTCCTGATCCAGCTCCAAAATTAAGTGGAATTATTAATAGGCCAAAGCGCCTACAAAGCCGCAAAGAAATCAAGTCTGCGCCATGGCTTTTGATACCAACAATAAACTATCCAAAGTTTCAAGACAAAACTTTGAGTGTCAATACTTATGGAGTGGCTTTGAAAACTGTGTTACGTCAGAATAAGATTGACTATTTGCTGGAATATTTTAAAGGAGACACAATAGCACTGCTTGGTGAAGACAAAGTTAAAGCCATTGGACAAACTAAAATCAAAGAGTGGTATGTGGGAGTTCTCAGAAGAAAGATTGGTCTTGTACATTGCAAAAACATTAAAGTTATTTCTAAAGAGCAAGCTATGAACACTGCTGATAGTGAGCTAACAACCAGGAATCTTGTTGAACAAATTGCATTGCCATTCAAAAAACTGACTTATATCTACTCAGTAGTTCTGTCTACAGTATCAGAGAGTGTTTATGACTGGAGAGCTTTAGCTGAGGTGTTGGGATACTCACATATGTCTTTGGATGACTTTAATGAGGCACATATTGATAAGGAATCAGAAAGAGTTGCGCATGTTGTGAAAAAGATGAAGCAAGACTGCCatgctaacaaaaaaaaaagactatttCTTTATGAACTCATTGTT GCACTTTTGAAAATAGATTGCCAGGGATTAGTGGCACGTCTTACCCAGGACACCATCATCCTGACTTCAGCTGTGAAGCTTGGCAAAAGCTGGCGGGAGCTTGCAGAGAAACTAGCCCGCCTCACAAAGCAGCAAATAGAGGCTTACGAAGCGCCCCACCACGGGAAAAATGGAGAAGTAGCTCTGGAG